GTAATATTATTGATACGCCATCCGATGCGTAATCGTACCTTTTTCCGAGAAATGGTGCATCAGCTTCCAGCGTATTTATGGCGTTATTGCATTTCATTCAATTCACCACGATCAACCACCAATACGGATACGGCCGGTTCAGAATGAACGATGGCATACCAAACGATTCGCCAAGAGTATCTGGAGATACCGATTGTAACGAGGGTGTATTCAACGGCGTGCATTATCACAACACTGTCTGTGGTACGTATTTAACGCTACCCCGGTAATACGGTCTGGTTTGGCCTGATTGCTTATATGCCGATCTTCCCGCTAAACCTTTGCAGCACCTCGACATTGTCACACCGTTCCAGCTGTACTTTAATCCAAAACTCATCTTCGAGCACTATCAACTTTGGCGGATCTGCACaacgtttctatttttcggTACTTTCGGGTTTAACTTTTTGTTTAACATGATTTTCACATTCCGGTGAGTTTTGGTCAATTGCGCGCACCAGCGAGAGCAGCGTGATTAGTGCAGAGTTTCGTCCAGTGGTAAGCACTTCCTATAAACTTgtttatttcaatcatttgCAGGTACTGCCGTATGTTGGAGGAAAATTCATTTCGCGGCAAAAGTGCGGATTTTGTGATGATGTTTCTTTTCGGCGGCACCGTACTGGTTGTATccttttataaaaaaattggCCATTCATGACGCAATGAATAGTTGCACAGTAGCCTAGCTTCTTTCTTTGCGTGTTCTTTGGAGTGCTTAGTTTTCCATAACTCCCCCCGGATAGATTCTTGCACTGTTTGTCAATTTACTTTTCCTAGGGCAAGCCTTCACCATCATGCTTGTCTACGTGTGGTCCAGGCGAAATCCATTCGTGAGGATGAACTTTTTCGGCGTGTTAAATTTCCAGGTACCTGCCTTTATCATATATTATGATTAGCTCACATACACTTATTTAATAAGAGTCGCTTGTTATGATAACCGGTTAAATCTGTTTCTGAATAATGTGCGATCACATGAATCTTCTACTCGCGCGCAGGCACCTTATCTACCGTGGGTCTTACTGGGATTTTCAGTGCTAATAGGAAACACCATCTGGGTCGATCTAATTGGTATTGTGGTGGGCCACATGTATTACTTTCTCGAGGATGTGTTCCCCAACCAAGCAGGTGGCATGAAACTTCTTAAGACTCCAAGAATTCTGTACGTACCCCGACGCTTTTGTTCATTTGATCCTCTGCGTTTGTCCTTTATCTTCGTCCCTTCTTTACTCCCCTAGCAAGCTGCTATTCGACGAAGTGCCAGACGATCCCAATTACGTACCGTTACCAGAAAACCAACCGGGAGGTTTCAATTGGAGGCGGAACAACTGAGGGTAAACCAGATGGTAAAATTCGAACCGATTCAATAAATGTAAGTTCATATGAAATTGACAAACGCACACTTTCTCGTATTGAAAACTCACCAAACTCAAGTATGTAGGCGAAGGCCTTGCGGTATGGGGCATTCTTCAACGTGTAGGTATGGTGAAGGACATTTAAAACTTACTTTCGTCACAAGCCAAGCCCAGCAAGATAGAGCAAGATGTAAAATTCAACCTCAGAACTCGAACCCTCGTCATCGCTATGTGttgaacattttaaaaagcGTCAAATGCTTGATTGTTGCTATGCCAAACAGACTTTACCAAAACGGCAGTTTATCAATCGCCTTTAGCGAGTTAGCCTCCAAACTAAGTAGTACAGCAGGTAAGTGTGAGAAAACTGGCGCCGTACCGTTATGTGTTGAGTAGTAGATTGAGTGAGAATTGAGATGCAGCCGAGCGATAAATGGCTCAATACTGGTACAAGATTtccattgtttgtttcagAGTCGTATTCAACATCCTCTCCAACAGtccgaaaatcgaacaaacaatcaatcattttgaacAATCAGTTTATTGGTCAACATTGTACTTCTTTTCAACAAGTATCATGGTGTGGGGGATGCAGCCCCAGTTTAAGTTAAGTGACACTGTGCATCTGTGGAGGAGGCAAACCCTTTGAGAGGAACAATGTATCAGCGCAAACGCTGCTCTGAGAAAGAAGCGTGTTTGTATAAACACTGGGAACGGAAACATATTGGGATCACCCGAACTGCGTATTCTGAGTGAGGCGCGCAAAGCAGAAGTTGACATACACATTGGGCTCAGTGTAAACGGGATCATGTCACCCGGGCGACGATCGAGAGCGATTATGCTGAGCTTAGCAGAAAAGGTTCCGTAGCAGAAATGTTGACAGAAGTGGGCCTCAAATAAGTTAAGATCGAGTCGGAATAAGATCATTATCACGTTTGCCACAGATAGCAGTGGCTGCGATATGCTGGGTGAGTAATCACTTAGTATGTTGCAACCAGCGCACGGAACAAAGATAAGTGTGAGAGatacaaaacaatcgaaaataaaGCAAGGGACATTAAGACAACAGTACCGAGCACGTTTATCATCGAACATTTCAATGGTTTGTTGGTAAGAtcttgaaatgaaaataaaacgttcGGTTTACATCTTTACTCATTAACTTCCTTTTCTTCAAATTGGCtgcaaatatatttttaactTCTGCATTTAATGTACCAGAAAAACTGGCACGTGCACGTTGTGGCAAGATAAACCAAGTAgcatgtttgatgttttcaaattttattcacTTCATTTTGTCACAATTAACACTAAGTTTTGAACATAACGGCTTTACGTTTATTGATAGTTCGCATATAGTGTTATATCGTCAACCGTTCGCCGCTCGTCATGTGGACTGCCTATGAATTACGCCTTTGAAACGCTCTTGTTTCACTAGAGAGCGTTGAAACGCTCTTGTTTTATTCGACAGCGGTAACTGCGGCCGGCTTCAGACTTTGTATGATGCGACAAGTAAGTGTCATAAAAACGGTAACGAGATCAAGAATCGACATCTGCTCTTCTTATCGTGCTGCTGGACTATGGACATTAATGTGGATTTTATTCAATCTCTCGCCGTACCGCAGGCTGAAGCGCTATGGTGCCGCTTCCGAACAGCAGTATTGCAGTAGCGTGCAGTTTTTTAATTGTGTGTGGTTGCATCTTGAAAAAATTGATTACCATTCATGAGAAGCAGTAGTAGTTTGCGTACACACATAACACGGAGGCGAAACTGTGGGTTAGTTGATTAGAAAACTTGGCTTACTTCCTGTCGCTTACCCCAAGCAGAGGCCAGCTTGTCGGCGCGCTTTCCCCACAAGCCTTTCAGGTTGTTCCATCCCGGTTCACGCTTGCCCCAGGATCCTGAGGAGGGAGAATGCAACAAATGTCTGTAAGAATACTGTGAGCAGAAACAACCACAACGCGCAATCGTCGTACGATACATCTGAAGCTTCAGAAACACGGAAACCACGCACCACCAAGTTTGGTCCATCCGGCGCTACGACTGTGGCCGTTCATCCGCTTGCCCCACGCCGCGTTGATTTTGTTCCAGCTGCGCTTAACTTCGTTAACCAACGGGGTGGGCTCCTGGCGTTCCACTGTGTTCTCCGCTGCCGACTCATAGTCCACTGATGGCAGCAGACGCGGcgctccatcgtcgtcgtcatcgcgcTCCTGCAGCATGCTGTCatcctgtgccgtgccgtatCCGTTGAGGAAGAAACCGATAGACCTGGCACCCGGTGGCTTGGCCCTTTCCATCAGATGGGCCATGTTGGCAAAGATCCGTTCCTCGGAGCTCCAGCAGTGAGCGTGTAGGACTGACACCATCAGTGTCACGGTCAGCACAAACGCACAGCGATACAGCTTCATAGCTGGGGAAGTAAATAGGTCGAAAAGGTGTGAACAGGGAGGGGCGGGCCCGAGTAGGTGTGAACATTGTGATCTATTGTGTGTACTGATAGACTGGttagaagttttttttccaacgaGTGTATACTGTATTTCACAGAGATTGTCTCTTTTAATAACACAGTGTGGCTTGTCGTCCAAAAAGCTCGGATCTTACGCATAAACGGCGCACAAGGAGTATAAATAGCAACAGGAAGAGGTCGATGAATGGGGCGGGGGAGGGGCTGATTATGAAGGGGCCTCCCCGGGTGCCCTAGAATGGCTCTCgttgcttcgcgcaaatctCCATCCGCTAAGTTGGTCTCTGTTACGAACAGCTTCAAACAGCTCCCAGTAATCAGCTGTGATCCTTAGAGACGCGCGCCAAAGCGCACCAATTAGTAGGCGCGCACGTTCCCCACAAATGACGTGCTTCAGTAGCGTCTCAGTCATGCATGCATGCGTGACTTCTTTCT
Above is a genomic segment from Anopheles bellator chromosome X, idAnoBellAS_SP24_06.2, whole genome shotgun sequence containing:
- the LOC131213614 gene encoding cerebral peptide 1 isoform X1, producing MLATMKLYRCAFVLTVTLMVSVLHAHCWSSEERIFANMAHLMERAKPPGARSIGFFLNGYGTAQDDSMLQERDDDDDGAPRLLPSVDYESAAENTVERQEPTPLVNEVKRSWNKINAAWGKRMNGHSRSAGWTKLGGSWGKREPGWNNLKGLWGKRADKLASAWGKRQEVSQVF
- the LOC131213614 gene encoding cerebral peptide 1 isoform X2, producing the protein MTMKLYRCAFVLTVTLMVSVLHAHCWSSEERIFANMAHLMERAKPPGARSIGFFLNGYGTAQDDSMLQERDDDDDGAPRLLPSVDYESAAENTVERQEPTPLVNEVKRSWNKINAAWGKRMNGHSRSAGWTKLGGSWGKREPGWNNLKGLWGKRADKLASAWGKRQEVSQVF
- the LOC131213190 gene encoding derlin-2, with product MAYQTIRQEYLEIPIVTRVYSTACIITTLSVHLDIVTPFQLYFNPKLIFEHYQLWRICTTFLFFGTFGFNFLFNMIFTFRYCRMLEENSFRGKSADFVMMFLFGGTVLVILALFVNLLFLGQAFTIMLVYVWSRRNPFVRMNFFGVLNFQAPYLPWVLLGFSVLIGNTIWVDLIGIVVGHMYYFLEDVFPNQAGGMKLLKTPRILKLLFDEVPDDPNYVPLPENQPGGFNWRRNN
- the LOC131213614 gene encoding uncharacterized protein LOC131213614 isoform X4; this encodes MLATMKLYRCAFVLTVTLMVSVLHAHCWSSEERIFANMAHLMERAKPPGARSIGFFLNGYGTAQDDSMLQERDDDDDGAPRLLPSVDYESAAENTVERQEPTPLVNEVKRSWNKINAAWGKRMNGHSRSAGWTKLGGAWFPCF
- the LOC131213614 gene encoding cerebral peptide 1 isoform X3, which translates into the protein MLATMKLYRCAFVLTVTLMVSVLHAHCWSSEERIFANMAHLMERAKPPGARSIGFFLNGYGTAQDDSMLQERDDDDDGAPRLLPSVDYESAAENTVERQEPTPLVNEVKRSWNKINAAWGKRMNGHSRSAGWTKLGGSWGKREPGWNNLKGLWGKRADKLASAWDATTHN